From the genome of Populus trichocarpa isolate Nisqually-1 chromosome 15, P.trichocarpa_v4.1, whole genome shotgun sequence, one region includes:
- the LOC7453810 gene encoding serine/threonine-protein kinase AFC2 isoform X1, translating to MEMEHVTIFPITHLDRPRKRPRFGWDVPQAQVGNFCGQEVGNVASYASSGAISDHTSSLFVKGVAQNGSPPWREDDKDGHYMFALGDNLTSRYKIHNKMGEGTFGQVLECWDRERKEMVAIKIVRGIKKYKEAAMIEIEVLQQLGKHDKGGNRCVQIRNWFDYRNHICIVFEKLGPSLYDFLRKNNYRSFPIDHVREIGRQLLECVAFMHDLHMIHTDLKPENILLVSSDYVKVPDYKNSTRSPKDSSYYKRVPKSSAIKVIDFGSTTYERQDQNYIVSTRHYRAPEVILGLGWSYPCDVWSVGCILVELCTGEALFQTHENLEHLAMMERVLGPMPQNMLKRVDRHAEKFVRRGRLDWPEGAASRESIKAVLKLPRLQNLVMQHVDHSAGDLIHLLQGLLRYDPMDRLTAREALRHPFFAKDHRRI from the exons ATGGAGATGGAACACGTGACCATCTTTCCCATAACACACCTGGATCGACCTAGGAAAAGACCTCGTTTCGGCTGGGACGTGCCTCAG GCTCAGGTAGGAAATTTTTGTGGACAAGAGGTTGGGAATGTAGCAAGCTATGCATCTTCGGGAGCAATCTCAGACCATACTAGTTCTCTGTTTGTTAAAGGAGTGGCTCAAAATGGTTCTCCCCCATGGAGGGAAGATGACAAGGATGGCCATTACATGTTTGCGCTTGGAGATAATTTAACTTCTCGCT ATAAGATACATAACAAAATGGGAGAAG GCACCTTTGGTCAGGTTTTGGAATGCTGGgacagagaaagaaaggaaatggtTGCCATCAAAATTGTACGTGGCATCAAGAAATATAAGGAGGCAGCCATGATAGAAATTGAAGTGCTGCAACAGCTTGGTAAACATGATAAAGGTGGCAACCG TTGTGTGCAAATACGGAACTGGTTTGACTATCGTAACCATATCTGTATT GTATTTGAGAAGCTTGGACCAAGCTTATACGATTTTCTTCGCAAAAACAATTATCGCTCATTTCCTATTGATCATGTCCGTGAGATTGGCAGACAACTGTTGGAATGTGTAGCAT TTATGCACGACCTTCATATGATACATACTGATTTGAAGCCTGAGAACATACTCCTAGTTTCTTCTGACTATGTAAAAGTTCCTGATTACAAG AACTCGACTCGCTCTCCAAAGGACAGTTCCTACTATAAAAGAGTCCCAAAATCAAGTGCCATCAAGGTGATTGATTTTGGTAGCACTACCTATGAGCGTCAAGATCAGAATTACATTGTATCAACACGACATTACCGGGCACCAGAAGTTATTCTTG GACTTGGATGGAGTTATCCTTGTGATGTGTGGAGTGTTGGTTGCATCTTAGTGGAGTTGTGCACA GGTGAGGCTTTATTTCAAACACATGAAAATTTGGAGCATCTTGCAATGATGGAACGTGTGCTTGGTCCTATGCCACAGAATATGCTGAAGAGAGTGGA TCGACATGCAGAGAAGTTTGTTAGAAGGGGTAGATTGGACTGGCCAGAGGGAGCTGCTTCAAGAGAAAGTATCAAAGCTGTTTTGAAGCTACCTCGACTCcag aaTCTAGTAATGCAACATGTGGACCATTCAGCTGGAGATCTTATACATCTCTTGCAAGGATTGCTCAGGTACGATCCCATGGACAGGTTAACAGCTCGAGAAGCTCTCAGACATCCCTTCTTTGCAAAAGATCATCGTAGGATTTGA
- the LOC7453810 gene encoding serine/threonine-protein kinase AFC2 isoform X3 codes for MIKVATVMHDLHMIHTDLKPENILLVSSDYVKVPDYKNSTRSPKDSSYYKRVPKSSAIKVIDFGSTTYERQDQNYIVSTRHYRAPEVILGLGWSYPCDVWSVGCILVELCTGEALFQTHENLEHLAMMERVLGPMPQNMLKRVDRHAEKFVRRGRLDWPEGAASRESIKAVLKLPRLQNLVMQHVDHSAGDLIHLLQGLLRYDPMDRLTAREALRHPFFAKDHRRI; via the exons ATGATAAAGGTGGCAACCG TTATGCACGACCTTCATATGATACATACTGATTTGAAGCCTGAGAACATACTCCTAGTTTCTTCTGACTATGTAAAAGTTCCTGATTACAAG AACTCGACTCGCTCTCCAAAGGACAGTTCCTACTATAAAAGAGTCCCAAAATCAAGTGCCATCAAGGTGATTGATTTTGGTAGCACTACCTATGAGCGTCAAGATCAGAATTACATTGTATCAACACGACATTACCGGGCACCAGAAGTTATTCTTG GACTTGGATGGAGTTATCCTTGTGATGTGTGGAGTGTTGGTTGCATCTTAGTGGAGTTGTGCACA GGTGAGGCTTTATTTCAAACACATGAAAATTTGGAGCATCTTGCAATGATGGAACGTGTGCTTGGTCCTATGCCACAGAATATGCTGAAGAGAGTGGA TCGACATGCAGAGAAGTTTGTTAGAAGGGGTAGATTGGACTGGCCAGAGGGAGCTGCTTCAAGAGAAAGTATCAAAGCTGTTTTGAAGCTACCTCGACTCcag aaTCTAGTAATGCAACATGTGGACCATTCAGCTGGAGATCTTATACATCTCTTGCAAGGATTGCTCAGGTACGATCCCATGGACAGGTTAACAGCTCGAGAAGCTCTCAGACATCCCTTCTTTGCAAAAGATCATCGTAGGATTTGA
- the LOC7453810 gene encoding serine/threonine-protein kinase AFC2 isoform X4 yields the protein MHDLHMIHTDLKPENILLVSSDYVKVPDYKNSTRSPKDSSYYKRVPKSSAIKVIDFGSTTYERQDQNYIVSTRHYRAPEVILGLGWSYPCDVWSVGCILVELCTGEALFQTHENLEHLAMMERVLGPMPQNMLKRVDRHAEKFVRRGRLDWPEGAASRESIKAVLKLPRLQNLVMQHVDHSAGDLIHLLQGLLRYDPMDRLTAREALRHPFFAKDHRRI from the exons ATGCACGACCTTCATATGATACATACTGATTTGAAGCCTGAGAACATACTCCTAGTTTCTTCTGACTATGTAAAAGTTCCTGATTACAAG AACTCGACTCGCTCTCCAAAGGACAGTTCCTACTATAAAAGAGTCCCAAAATCAAGTGCCATCAAGGTGATTGATTTTGGTAGCACTACCTATGAGCGTCAAGATCAGAATTACATTGTATCAACACGACATTACCGGGCACCAGAAGTTATTCTTG GACTTGGATGGAGTTATCCTTGTGATGTGTGGAGTGTTGGTTGCATCTTAGTGGAGTTGTGCACA GGTGAGGCTTTATTTCAAACACATGAAAATTTGGAGCATCTTGCAATGATGGAACGTGTGCTTGGTCCTATGCCACAGAATATGCTGAAGAGAGTGGA TCGACATGCAGAGAAGTTTGTTAGAAGGGGTAGATTGGACTGGCCAGAGGGAGCTGCTTCAAGAGAAAGTATCAAAGCTGTTTTGAAGCTACCTCGACTCcag aaTCTAGTAATGCAACATGTGGACCATTCAGCTGGAGATCTTATACATCTCTTGCAAGGATTGCTCAGGTACGATCCCATGGACAGGTTAACAGCTCGAGAAGCTCTCAGACATCCCTTCTTTGCAAAAGATCATCGTAGGATTTGA
- the LOC7453810 gene encoding serine/threonine-protein kinase AFC2 isoform X2: MGEGTFGQVLECWDRERKEMVAIKIVRGIKKYKEAAMIEIEVLQQLGKHDKGGNRCVQIRNWFDYRNHICIVFEKLGPSLYDFLRKNNYRSFPIDHVREIGRQLLECVAFMHDLHMIHTDLKPENILLVSSDYVKVPDYKNSTRSPKDSSYYKRVPKSSAIKVIDFGSTTYERQDQNYIVSTRHYRAPEVILGLGWSYPCDVWSVGCILVELCTGEALFQTHENLEHLAMMERVLGPMPQNMLKRVDRHAEKFVRRGRLDWPEGAASRESIKAVLKLPRLQNLVMQHVDHSAGDLIHLLQGLLRYDPMDRLTAREALRHPFFAKDHRRI, from the exons ATGGGAGAAG GCACCTTTGGTCAGGTTTTGGAATGCTGGgacagagaaagaaaggaaatggtTGCCATCAAAATTGTACGTGGCATCAAGAAATATAAGGAGGCAGCCATGATAGAAATTGAAGTGCTGCAACAGCTTGGTAAACATGATAAAGGTGGCAACCG TTGTGTGCAAATACGGAACTGGTTTGACTATCGTAACCATATCTGTATT GTATTTGAGAAGCTTGGACCAAGCTTATACGATTTTCTTCGCAAAAACAATTATCGCTCATTTCCTATTGATCATGTCCGTGAGATTGGCAGACAACTGTTGGAATGTGTAGCAT TTATGCACGACCTTCATATGATACATACTGATTTGAAGCCTGAGAACATACTCCTAGTTTCTTCTGACTATGTAAAAGTTCCTGATTACAAG AACTCGACTCGCTCTCCAAAGGACAGTTCCTACTATAAAAGAGTCCCAAAATCAAGTGCCATCAAGGTGATTGATTTTGGTAGCACTACCTATGAGCGTCAAGATCAGAATTACATTGTATCAACACGACATTACCGGGCACCAGAAGTTATTCTTG GACTTGGATGGAGTTATCCTTGTGATGTGTGGAGTGTTGGTTGCATCTTAGTGGAGTTGTGCACA GGTGAGGCTTTATTTCAAACACATGAAAATTTGGAGCATCTTGCAATGATGGAACGTGTGCTTGGTCCTATGCCACAGAATATGCTGAAGAGAGTGGA TCGACATGCAGAGAAGTTTGTTAGAAGGGGTAGATTGGACTGGCCAGAGGGAGCTGCTTCAAGAGAAAGTATCAAAGCTGTTTTGAAGCTACCTCGACTCcag aaTCTAGTAATGCAACATGTGGACCATTCAGCTGGAGATCTTATACATCTCTTGCAAGGATTGCTCAGGTACGATCCCATGGACAGGTTAACAGCTCGAGAAGCTCTCAGACATCCCTTCTTTGCAAAAGATCATCGTAGGATTTGA